From Alteromonas sp. BL110:
TGCTTTAGCTGCCACCCGCTTTTCATTAGCGCTTTTCGCGTATAGTAGTTCGTCATCCCATGCCCAAAAAGAACCACTCTAGGGTGTTTTTCGCTAAGTTTATTAATATGCAGGGAAAGTTTTTCAACCCGTTTTTTAGCAAATTTGAAACTTTCAAAGCGGCCTTTAGTTCCCATAAACCAAAGAGCACGGCTTAGCACAACCCAGTGCCAACTGCGCAAAGTGAAAGGTAGCTTGTAATAAGGTATATCCATTTCTCTTAATTCCGGTAGCTCTTCATCAATTGAAGTGGCCCCATATTGAGCTGCTGTTAACCTTGCTCTTAAAAGCGGGCTGACGGCGATGTAGCTACCGGTTATATCTATTTTTTGTTTTGGTTGGCTGGCTGGGTCTAGAGGAGATTTATTATAGTTACGAACCCAGCTTGCATATTCCGCAGCATTCACTTTCTCATTGTGGGCTGAAAGTGGCTTTCCGTGGCGAATGAAAATCACTTCTTTCACTGCGCTTTCTTTCATGACATCCGTGTTCATTTTCGATCCGGTGAATTCGAGATTGTGTTCTAACTAGCGTAAAAGATTCTACAAAACGGCACTAGATTAATAAGACCTAGAGTATACGGAAATACAGGGCGTCATTTTAAATGCAACGCCCTTTCAATTTGTCGTAACCACTTAATAAAGTTACGCACTCGCTAATACTGGGTCAATAGCGGGTTGCTCGCTATCAAGGGAGTGCGCTTTTTGTTCAATGTATTGGGATAGCGCGTCTTGTTGCGCTTTGCTTAAACGCAAACCATGCTTAGTTCTGCGCCAAATAACATCTTCCAAGGTATATGCCCATTCACACTCAATTAAATA
This genomic window contains:
- a CDS encoding phosphoglycerate mutase family protein; the encoded protein is MNTDVMKESAVKEVIFIRHGKPLSAHNEKVNAAEYASWVRNYNKSPLDPASQPKQKIDITGSYIAVSPLLRARLTAAQYGATSIDEELPELREMDIPYYKLPFTLRSWHWVVLSRALWFMGTKGRFESFKFAKKRVEKLSLHINKLSEKHPRVVLFGHGMTNYYTRKALMKSGWQLKQKDGDFWGITILQKNV